In a genomic window of bacterium:
- a CDS encoding 4Fe-4S binding protein encodes MPIRYVRYTLLTIVVGLVVWLALGYGARSFEAFCPFGGAESLWGLLTAGQFSCALGPLNLSLFIGVIVLALIAKKVFCSWACPIGFFGELLGKLGAKLTKGKLVPGERLDRTLRLLRYVVLVVSLYYTYKLGELVLRGYDPFYLIFSGFGHGTVGWISYTVLVILILGGLAIPMFFCRYLCPLGAVFDPFSRLGLIKLQRNTETCTACGHCQLACPHNIPVHALAQIRNRDCTNCLECVEVCPEKDVLTLRAGV; translated from the coding sequence ATGCCGATCCGTTATGTCCGTTATACCCTGCTCACAATCGTCGTGGGACTGGTGGTCTGGCTGGCGCTGGGATATGGCGCGCGTTCGTTCGAGGCCTTCTGCCCCTTCGGCGGCGCCGAAAGTCTCTGGGGGCTTCTCACCGCCGGGCAATTCAGTTGCGCGCTCGGGCCGCTGAATCTCTCGCTGTTCATCGGCGTGATCGTACTGGCGCTGATCGCCAAGAAGGTCTTCTGCAGTTGGGCCTGTCCGATCGGGTTCTTCGGCGAATTGCTGGGCAAACTCGGCGCGAAGCTGACCAAGGGGAAGTTGGTTCCCGGCGAGCGTCTCGATCGGACGCTGCGGCTTTTGCGCTATGTCGTGCTGGTGGTCTCGCTGTACTACACCTACAAACTCGGCGAACTGGTCCTGCGCGGCTACGACCCCTTCTACCTCATCTTCTCCGGCTTCGGCCATGGCACCGTGGGTTGGATCTCCTACACCGTGCTGGTGATCCTCATCCTGGGCGGCCTGGCCATCCCGATGTTCTTTTGCCGCTATCTCTGCCCGCTGGGCGCGGTTTTCGATCCGTTCAGCCGCCTGGGGCTGATCAAACTGCAACGCAACACCGAGACCTGCACCGCCTGCGGCCACTGCCAACTGGCCTGCCCGCACAACATCCCGGTCCATGCCCTCGCGCAGATCCGCAACCGCGATTGCACCAATTGCCTCGAATGTGTTGAGGTCTGCCCGGAGAAGGATGTCCTGACCCTGCGCGCCGGCGTTTAG
- a CDS encoding DNRLRE domain-containing protein, which yields MNSPQRSTFVTMNTLSLRLSNLFEESIAMGFNQRPRVFAGSLILALSILSASPLSSKADELERTASRGCFVESSTPSSCYCVENQFAVGTYDAAIGYLLFPISSLIPQGSTINSATLSLWCTIDQNAGTLMVGRCENDPWDEGTSCPTWNDRPGFELPPQPSTVEINGNNKWYYIDVTAIAEQWFTYGVSHRGFYLEMSSGHALFASDDYTVDPAKYPKITINYTLGPCPAGGRVTDALGNGVHNVNMHFTRISGSGTTPTDVSSDVQGYWSQSDFKSTATYRVTPSKSECGAWTFSPTSRDFDCESGDRMSLDFVATPPTVGIPTGVTAIPGPEMGEITLSWNHVCGALTYVIRYDDDLIDPWDPLPDGNPGSGEDIGYVNSVIISGLGQGKQYRLVVAAANTQGLGAYSPQVIQNPRAPVIVGLHPPFAGATYSNDVTEFEHIGDASVGAVPSDLDPTSGGIHQRSGIVLMGVAGTVFQSKDAVSFDIVVPNSGEYKITIRGHVSGGILAAGHEMVYLPLIGLVGIYDIKHAVWIIGTVENGGTDVFEVWNTLPEGLTSGIRELSAAGAEALFNVYCTGVTGGVCGVADLVLTVNEIYDVWQTVTDFATALAGFDEDVTLEVVADLEGGVPSSLELYSLCVAAGGVSGAYAASFTDVTFIADSVIVEQQTGSIGPVMSVSPSGQALLPATTVGTVTDYPSVFTISNLGDQALIGQVSISTGPFALTSPLNYNIPPGGSAVVDVKFSPGKDTTYTATVQFSGGQGANRTLRCTAIDPAPSIAIYPDSARFDSVDVGQQITFSAFSVTNTGGGTLVGTVSVAPPFSVSGDGSYSLTHGQTKVIDLTFSPSMEGMFVSTVSFTGADGASRVAQGYAEDNTSDVREVGAGQVPREYSLSQNYPNPFNAGTQIQFSHPADEHVTLMIYDVLGREVARLADLHLSAGVWSVNWDGTDANDQILGSGVYFYRIIAGRYEQTRKMVILK from the coding sequence TTGAATTCGCCACAGAGAAGCACTTTTGTAACTATGAATACCTTGTCCCTGCGGCTGTCCAACCTCTTCGAGGAGTCAATTGCCATGGGCTTCAACCAGAGACCTCGTGTATTCGCCGGGTCGTTAATCCTCGCGTTGTCGATTCTGTCAGCATCGCCTTTAAGCAGCAAAGCCGACGAGCTAGAAAGAACGGCGAGCAGAGGTTGTTTCGTTGAATCTTCCACACCCTCCTCTTGTTATTGTGTGGAAAACCAATTTGCCGTTGGAACGTATGACGCAGCGATCGGATATCTGCTCTTCCCAATATCCTCATTGATCCCTCAAGGATCGACAATCAACAGCGCGACACTCTCGCTTTGGTGTACCATCGATCAGAATGCTGGTACCCTAATGGTTGGAAGATGTGAAAATGACCCGTGGGACGAGGGCACTTCTTGCCCTACTTGGAATGATCGTCCCGGTTTCGAGCTTCCACCTCAACCGTCGACGGTCGAGATCAACGGAAACAACAAGTGGTACTACATCGACGTTACCGCCATTGCCGAGCAGTGGTTTACGTACGGGGTGTCTCACAGAGGCTTCTACCTGGAAATGAGTTCCGGTCATGCCTTGTTCGCTTCTGATGATTACACCGTCGATCCGGCAAAGTACCCCAAAATAACAATCAACTACACCTTGGGCCCCTGCCCCGCTGGAGGGAGAGTAACCGACGCGTTGGGCAATGGCGTCCACAATGTCAACATGCATTTCACGCGCATAAGTGGTTCTGGAACGACTCCGACAGACGTTTCATCAGACGTTCAAGGTTATTGGTCGCAAAGCGATTTCAAAAGTACCGCCACCTACCGTGTAACCCCAAGTAAATCAGAGTGCGGGGCTTGGACATTCAGTCCAACAAGTAGGGATTTTGATTGCGAAAGTGGCGATAGGATGAGTCTGGATTTCGTGGCGACGCCGCCAACAGTCGGCATTCCGACTGGTGTCACTGCCATTCCGGGGCCGGAGATGGGAGAAATCACTCTAAGCTGGAATCATGTCTGCGGAGCCCTGACATACGTCATCAGGTATGACGATGATCTGATTGACCCATGGGATCCGTTGCCGGACGGCAATCCCGGCTCGGGAGAAGACATAGGTTACGTTAACTCAGTCATAATATCTGGGCTTGGTCAAGGAAAGCAGTACCGGCTCGTCGTTGCAGCGGCCAACACTCAGGGCTTGGGTGCGTATTCACCCCAAGTAATTCAGAACCCTCGTGCACCAGTCATCGTCGGCCTTCATCCGCCATTTGCCGGAGCAACTTATTCAAACGACGTTACTGAATTCGAGCACATCGGAGATGCGTCCGTAGGAGCTGTTCCGTCCGACCTTGATCCAACTTCAGGTGGGATACATCAACGCAGTGGCATCGTCCTGATGGGAGTGGCTGGTACGGTCTTCCAATCGAAAGATGCCGTTTCATTCGATATCGTCGTGCCCAATTCAGGCGAGTACAAAATCACAATACGTGGGCATGTTTCGGGAGGCATTCTTGCAGCAGGACACGAGATGGTCTACTTGCCCCTTATTGGGCTTGTGGGTATCTACGACATAAAGCATGCGGTGTGGATTATCGGCACGGTTGAGAATGGAGGAACAGACGTCTTCGAAGTTTGGAATACTCTTCCCGAGGGACTAACGAGCGGAATTCGCGAACTCAGTGCTGCAGGTGCAGAGGCATTGTTTAATGTCTACTGCACGGGCGTAACCGGCGGTGTTTGCGGGGTCGCAGATTTGGTGCTTACAGTGAACGAAATATACGATGTTTGGCAGACTGTCACCGACTTTGCTACCGCACTTGCTGGTTTCGACGAGGACGTGACACTTGAAGTTGTCGCAGACTTGGAAGGAGGGGTTCCAAGTAGCCTTGAACTTTACTCGCTCTGCGTCGCGGCCGGTGGTGTCAGCGGTGCGTATGCTGCTAGCTTCACTGACGTGACTTTCATTGCCGATAGCGTTATTGTCGAGCAACAAACTGGGAGCATCGGGCCAGTAATGTCTGTATCTCCTTCCGGCCAAGCGTTGCTCCCGGCTACAACGGTCGGGACAGTTACTGACTACCCCAGCGTGTTCACGATATCTAACTTAGGTGATCAAGCCCTGATCGGGCAAGTCTCAATCAGTACTGGGCCCTTTGCCTTGACATCACCTTTGAATTACAACATCCCTCCCGGCGGTTCTGCCGTCGTTGACGTCAAATTTTCGCCTGGCAAGGACACTACTTACACCGCCACGGTTCAATTCAGCGGGGGACAAGGGGCGAATCGCACACTTCGCTGCACGGCGATTGACCCGGCGCCCTCGATCGCCATCTATCCTGACTCGGCGCGTTTTGACTCTGTCGATGTCGGACAGCAGATCACGTTTTCCGCGTTTTCAGTTACCAACACCGGGGGGGGAACTCTCGTTGGAACGGTTTCTGTCGCTCCGCCGTTTAGCGTTTCAGGAGACGGTTCTTATTCACTCACCCACGGTCAAACGAAGGTTATTGACCTGACTTTCTCTCCTTCTATGGAAGGTATGTTTGTCTCGACCGTGAGTTTTACCGGCGCCGACGGAGCATCGCGTGTTGCCCAAGGTTATGCCGAGGACAACACTTCAGATGTTCGTGAGGTTGGTGCTGGGCAGGTCCCAAGGGAGTATTCACTTTCGCAGAATTACCCAAATCCATTCAACGCCGGAACTCAGATTCAATTCTCTCACCCAGCCGATGAGCATGTTACCCTTATGATCTACGACGTCCTCGGACGAGAAGTCGCCAGATTGGCTGATCTGCACTTAAGTGCCGGCGTGTGGAGCGTGAACTGGGATGGCACTGACGCCAACGATCAGATTTTGGGCTCAGGAGTTTACTTTTATCGGATCATCGCCGGTCGTTATGAGCAAACCAGAAAGATGGTCATTCTGAAGTGA
- a CDS encoding heavy-metal-associated domain-containing protein, with translation MRIPKLTLPILVIAALVGGYFLRYAFTQPSTAVVLGEGGRARVECIVDGVKCKGTASLFTTHMLTTPGIHAIETFASDHRAVLSYDPDVITPEQIRAKIDAPVALDDSTHVAFFKCVSMDEPSDATETPTTP, from the coding sequence ATGCGTATCCCGAAACTGACCCTGCCCATCCTCGTGATCGCTGCCTTGGTCGGCGGCTATTTCCTGCGTTATGCCTTCACCCAGCCCTCGACCGCGGTGGTGCTCGGCGAGGGCGGCCGCGCCCGGGTCGAGTGCATCGTCGACGGCGTCAAATGCAAGGGGACCGCCTCGCTGTTTACCACCCACATGCTGACCACACCCGGCATCCACGCCATCGAAACCTTCGCCTCCGACCATCGGGCGGTCCTGAGTTATGACCCCGATGTCATCACCCCGGAGCAGATCCGCGCCAAAATTGACGCGCCGGTTGCTCTTGATGACAGCACCCATGTCGCGTTCTTTAAGTGCGTCTCGATGGATGAGCCATCGGACGCAACCGAAACGCCGACGACCCCGTGA
- the ric gene encoding iron-sulfur cluster repair di-iron protein, producing the protein MTTHAPHLRRLLVVGAMGLVLLLGTVPARAHCDSEDGPIIPAVRTALSDGDLTPVLKWIAPADVPEVTALFGDVRRVRAQSESARAIADRLFIETFIRVHRAAEGAPFTGIKPAGAVAPILAEADEALAQGKIDALAEHMSAAVRDAIVERFHHAATLGARQNESVTQGREFVAAYVDYIHFVEGLHDYLNAPAGHAREHGAVESEDSHSTSNHTRSHAMNPIQSDATVGGIVTAEPQLSRVFEEYGIDYCCGGKVPLAEACRRRNLDTDEVIARLESERGRAGAPAIDAAAMSLTALADHIEQTHHTYLRAELPRLQAMAQKVASVHGERDPRLAAVRDTVGALAAELSSHMMKEERILFPMIRQMEERPSRAADSAIMIAGPIRQMESEHDDAGANLERLTTLTDGYNPPAWACNTYRALLDGLQQFEADLHQHIHKENNVLFPRALNGEVMAGRP; encoded by the coding sequence CGATCATTCCGGCGGTCCGTACCGCCTTAAGCGACGGCGACCTCACCCCGGTGCTGAAGTGGATCGCCCCCGCCGACGTGCCGGAGGTTACCGCGCTCTTCGGCGACGTCCGGCGAGTGCGCGCCCAATCGGAGTCGGCGCGCGCCATCGCCGATCGCCTCTTCATCGAGACTTTTATCCGTGTGCACCGGGCGGCCGAAGGCGCGCCCTTCACCGGCATCAAGCCCGCCGGCGCGGTGGCGCCGATTCTGGCCGAGGCCGATGAAGCGCTGGCCCAGGGCAAGATCGACGCGTTGGCCGAGCACATGTCCGCAGCGGTGCGCGATGCGATCGTGGAGCGATTCCATCATGCCGCCACGCTCGGCGCGCGCCAGAACGAATCGGTCACACAGGGGCGCGAATTCGTCGCCGCGTACGTTGACTACATCCATTTCGTCGAGGGACTGCACGACTACCTCAACGCGCCCGCCGGGCATGCCCGCGAGCACGGCGCCGTCGAATCCGAAGACAGTCACAGCACCAGCAACCATACAAGGAGTCACGCCATGAACCCCATTCAGTCCGACGCGACAGTCGGCGGCATTGTCACCGCGGAACCGCAACTGTCGCGTGTCTTTGAAGAGTACGGCATCGACTACTGCTGCGGCGGCAAGGTGCCGCTGGCGGAGGCCTGCCGTCGACGCAACCTCGACACCGATGAAGTGATCGCGCGGCTGGAGTCGGAGCGCGGACGCGCCGGCGCGCCGGCCATTGACGCCGCGGCGATGTCCCTGACCGCGCTGGCCGACCATATCGAGCAGACCCACCACACCTACCTGCGCGCCGAACTGCCGCGTCTGCAGGCGATGGCGCAAAAGGTGGCGTCGGTGCACGGCGAACGCGACCCGCGCCTGGCCGCGGTGCGCGACACCGTCGGCGCGCTGGCCGCCGAACTGTCCAGCCATATGATGAAGGAGGAACGCATCCTCTTTCCGATGATCCGTCAGATGGAAGAGCGCCCGTCGCGTGCCGCCGACTCGGCGATCATGATCGCCGGACCGATCCGCCAGATGGAATCCGAGCACGATGACGCCGGCGCCAACCTCGAGCGGCTGACCACCCTCACAGACGGATACAATCCGCCGGCATGGGCCTGCAACACCTACCGCGCGCTGCTGGACGGATTGCAACAGTTCGAGGCCGACTTGCACCAGCACATTCACAAGGAAAACAACGTGCTCTTCCCGCGGGCGCTCAATGGCGAAGTCATGGCCGGACGTCCGTAG
- a CDS encoding IS3 family transposase — MVIRNEAIVSRIRELKADHPFWGYRRVWATLRFTDKIMITPKRVLRLMGLHQLLVTAETAHKATRTTRPKPRATAPLQWWGIDMTKVMTQAGWAYVVIVLDWFDKRIVGHYVGDQAKTEHWLSALDLAVNREFPAGIEGHCLHLMSDNGSQPTSVRFMQACGQLGIQQAFTSYNNPKGNADTERMMRTLKEELFWLREWASPAEVAKALDAWIPGYHETYRHSTLGYKTPNEFKREHSPKTQLQAA, encoded by the coding sequence GTGGTCATCCGCAATGAGGCCATTGTCAGCCGGATCCGGGAGTTGAAGGCGGATCATCCGTTCTGGGGATATCGGCGGGTGTGGGCGACATTGCGATTCACCGACAAGATCATGATCACGCCGAAGCGCGTGTTGCGGCTGATGGGATTGCATCAGTTGCTGGTGACAGCGGAGACGGCGCACAAGGCCACCCGCACCACGCGTCCTAAACCGCGGGCGACGGCGCCGCTGCAGTGGTGGGGCATCGACATGACCAAGGTGATGACTCAAGCAGGATGGGCGTATGTGGTCATCGTTCTGGACTGGTTTGACAAGCGGATCGTCGGGCACTATGTCGGGGATCAAGCCAAGACTGAACACTGGCTGTCCGCCTTGGACTTGGCCGTCAACCGGGAGTTCCCGGCAGGGATCGAAGGGCATTGCCTGCATCTCATGTCCGACAACGGATCGCAGCCGACCTCGGTGCGGTTCATGCAGGCCTGCGGTCAGCTCGGTATTCAGCAGGCCTTCACCAGCTACAACAACCCGAAGGGGAACGCCGACACCGAGCGGATGATGCGCACGCTGAAGGAAGAGTTATTCTGGCTGCGGGAATGGGCGAGTCCGGCCGAGGTCGCCAAGGCGCTGGATGCGTGGATTCCCGGCTACCACGAAACGTATCGGCACTCGACTTTGGGATACAAAACACCGAACGAATTCAAACGGGAGCACAGCCCCAAGACTCAGTTGCAGGCCGCTTGA
- a CDS encoding transposase codes for MKRRQWTSAQKARIVLEGLKGRPVSELCTEHQISQAQYYQWRDAFLANAAKAFEVNKQTAREERLSRENARLKRLVADQALELKKLEEEEFA; via the coding sequence ATGAAAAGGCGGCAGTGGACATCGGCGCAGAAGGCCCGGATCGTGCTGGAGGGACTGAAAGGGCGTCCGGTGTCGGAGCTGTGCACCGAACATCAGATCAGCCAAGCGCAGTACTATCAGTGGCGGGACGCGTTCCTGGCGAATGCGGCCAAGGCATTCGAGGTGAACAAGCAGACGGCGCGCGAGGAGCGATTGTCCAGGGAGAATGCGCGTCTGAAGCGTCTGGTGGCCGATCAGGCATTGGAGTTAAAAAAACTCGAGGAAGAGGAGTTCGCATGA
- a CDS encoding S9 family peptidase — protein sequence MRGVFFALALGAVLFLGFAEASAAPHAFSVMDMMAMKRISDPNVSPDGRRIVFVQSEVDLDANKSRTDLWLVDVDGQNLRRLTTNIAGDFNPRWSPDGQHIWFLSTRSGSSQVWRLALAGGEPQQMTDLPLDLSGLSISPDGRYLAFTAEVFPDSSMAATKRMLDAEEARKSSGRVYDRLFIRHWDTWEDGRRAHLFVMPADGGEAKDLVPGMDADAPAGGTDEYTFTPDSRGVVISARNVGREEAWSTDFDLYYVPIDGSAPPRDLTEANEAWDTNPVFSPDGKTLAYLAMARPGYESDRYVIMLRGWPNGEARPLTPNWDRSPGSIVWSRDGRTIYTTANNIGNTALFAVDARSGQAKVLQGKGSFTSPSPAGNRIVCGMSNFKSPLELYSLRPDGGDLRPITRVNAETVANIRMGDYEQFSFKGWNDETVYGYIVKPVDFDSLRTYPVALLIHGGPQGSWDNSFHYRWNAQAYAGAGYAVVTVDFHGSTGYGQAFTDAIRGDWGGKPFVDVQKGLEAALVRSPWMDGARVGALGASYGAYMINWIAGNWPDRFKCLVSHDGNLDERMAYYDTDELWFPEWDHMGKPWENPKGYEEHNPVNFVQNWKTPMLVIHGALDFRVPYPQGIGTFTALQRLGIASRFLYFPDENHWVLKPQNSVLWHQTVIGWLDQWLKPAGETADIGK from the coding sequence ATGAGAGGGGTGTTCTTCGCCTTAGCGCTCGGCGCGGTCCTGTTCCTGGGTTTCGCGGAGGCATCGGCCGCGCCTCACGCGTTTTCGGTCATGGACATGATGGCCATGAAACGGATCTCGGATCCCAATGTCTCGCCGGATGGACGGCGGATAGTCTTCGTTCAGAGCGAAGTGGATCTGGATGCCAACAAGTCGCGCACCGATCTCTGGCTGGTGGATGTTGATGGCCAGAACCTGCGGCGTCTGACCACCAACATTGCCGGCGATTTCAATCCGCGCTGGTCGCCCGATGGCCAGCACATCTGGTTTCTGTCGACCCGCTCCGGTTCCTCGCAGGTGTGGCGTCTGGCGCTGGCCGGGGGCGAGCCGCAGCAGATGACCGATCTGCCGCTGGATCTCTCCGGCCTGTCCATCTCGCCCGATGGCCGCTATCTGGCTTTCACCGCCGAAGTCTTTCCCGATTCCTCCATGGCGGCCACCAAGCGGATGCTCGATGCCGAAGAGGCGCGCAAGTCGTCCGGCCGTGTCTACGACCGGCTCTTCATCCGCCATTGGGATACCTGGGAGGATGGACGGCGCGCTCATCTGTTCGTGATGCCGGCAGACGGGGGCGAGGCGAAGGACTTGGTGCCTGGCATGGATGCCGATGCGCCGGCCGGCGGCACCGACGAGTACACCTTCACGCCCGACAGCCGCGGCGTGGTGATTTCGGCGCGTAATGTCGGACGCGAGGAGGCCTGGTCGACCGACTTTGATCTGTATTATGTCCCGATCGATGGTTCGGCGCCGCCGCGTGATCTGACCGAAGCCAACGAGGCTTGGGACACCAATCCGGTCTTTTCACCCGACGGCAAAACACTCGCCTACCTCGCGATGGCGCGTCCGGGGTATGAAAGCGACCGGTATGTGATCATGCTGCGCGGCTGGCCCAACGGTGAGGCGCGTCCCTTGACCCCCAACTGGGACCGTTCCCCCGGATCGATCGTCTGGTCGCGCGATGGCCGCACGATCTACACCACCGCCAACAACATCGGCAACACCGCGCTTTTTGCCGTCGACGCCAGGTCGGGCCAGGCGAAGGTGCTGCAGGGCAAGGGCTCATTTACCTCGCCGTCGCCGGCGGGCAACCGCATTGTCTGCGGCATGAGCAACTTCAAATCGCCGCTGGAGCTGTACTCCCTTCGTCCGGACGGCGGCGACCTGCGTCCGATCACCCGCGTCAATGCCGAGACAGTCGCCAACATCCGCATGGGCGATTACGAGCAATTCAGTTTCAAGGGCTGGAACGATGAAACGGTCTACGGCTACATCGTCAAGCCGGTCGACTTCGATTCGCTGCGCACCTACCCGGTGGCGTTGCTCATCCATGGCGGGCCGCAGGGCAGCTGGGACAACAGCTTCCACTACCGTTGGAACGCGCAGGCCTACGCCGGCGCCGGCTACGCGGTGGTGACGGTCGACTTTCATGGTTCCACCGGCTATGGGCAGGCGTTCACCGATGCGATCCGTGGCGACTGGGGCGGCAAGCCGTTTGTCGATGTGCAGAAGGGTCTGGAGGCGGCGCTGGTGCGCAGCCCATGGATGGATGGGGCGCGTGTCGGGGCGCTGGGCGCATCGTATGGCGCTTACATGATCAATTGGATCGCCGGGAACTGGCCCGACCGCTTCAAGTGTCTGGTCAGCCACGATGGCAACCTCGATGAGCGGATGGCCTACTATGACACCGATGAGCTCTGGTTCCCCGAATGGGATCACATGGGCAAGCCGTGGGAGAATCCAAAAGGATACGAAGAGCACAATCCGGTCAACTTCGTGCAGAATTGGAAGACGCCGATGCTGGTGATCCATGGCGCGCTGGACTTCCGCGTCCCGTACCCGCAGGGGATCGGCACGTTCACCGCGTTGCAGCGGCTGGGAATTGCCAGCAGGTTCCTCTACTTCCCGGATGAGAATCACTGGGTGCTCAAGCCGCAGAATTCGGTTCTTTGGCACCAGACGGTCATCGGCTGGCTGGACCAGTGGCTGAAGCCGGCGGGAGAGACGGCGGATATCGGCAAGTAG
- a CDS encoding class I SAM-dependent methyltransferase, with product MPIAEDATAIKEREHKSWTFVAPGWRKHDARLVEITTPVTERMLELARIKGGQHILDLACGTGEPALAAAGRIDGGRVVALDFVEEMLDFAREKAAARRLTNIEFQRTDAEALRFANDSFDAVTMRFGLMFLPDPLACAQKAYRVLKPGGRFVAACWADPKDNRWASMPMRIIRRELNLETPPPGSPGLFAFADRSRFESVLHEAGFHHVSVEPITLRMADFDTPAEYFTFTRELAGPIAILFSQLPPDRQAAVRDEIEREAAGPDGRVRIDGITWVAHGEK from the coding sequence ATGCCAATTGCCGAAGACGCCACCGCGATCAAGGAACGCGAGCACAAGTCGTGGACGTTTGTCGCGCCGGGATGGCGCAAGCATGATGCCCGACTGGTGGAAATCACGACGCCGGTCACCGAGCGGATGCTCGAACTGGCCCGGATCAAAGGCGGGCAGCACATTCTCGATCTGGCCTGCGGCACTGGCGAGCCGGCGCTGGCGGCGGCCGGCCGGATCGACGGCGGACGCGTCGTGGCGCTCGACTTTGTTGAGGAGATGCTCGATTTCGCGCGCGAGAAGGCGGCGGCGCGCAGGTTGACCAACATCGAGTTCCAGCGCACCGACGCCGAGGCGTTGCGTTTTGCCAATGACAGTTTCGATGCGGTCACCATGCGGTTCGGCCTGATGTTTCTGCCCGATCCACTCGCGTGCGCGCAGAAGGCGTACCGAGTGCTGAAGCCGGGTGGGCGCTTTGTCGCCGCCTGCTGGGCCGACCCAAAGGACAACCGCTGGGCGAGCATGCCGATGCGGATCATCCGTCGCGAACTGAATCTCGAAACCCCGCCGCCGGGCAGCCCGGGGCTGTTTGCCTTTGCCGACAGGTCGCGTTTCGAGTCGGTCCTGCATGAGGCCGGGTTCCACCATGTCAGCGTCGAACCGATCACATTGCGCATGGCCGACTTCGACACGCCCGCCGAGTATTTCACCTTCACCCGCGAGCTGGCCGGGCCGATCGCGATCCTCTTTTCGCAGTTGCCGCCGGACCGTCAGGCGGCGGTGCGCGACGAAATTGAGCGCGAGGCCGCCGGCCCCGATGGCCGGGTGCGCATCGACGGCATCACCTGGGTGGCGCACGGGGAGAAGTAG
- a CDS encoding uracil-DNA glycosylase, with protein sequence MTLADCQQRVVDCRKCARLVAWREEVARTKRAAFAGEEYWGRPLPGWGDPRARLLIVGLAPAAHGGNRTGRIFTGDRSGDWLYRALHRAGFANQPTSTHRDDGLRLTDAYIAAVVRCAPPANKPTPEERDNCLPYLIEEIQLLARLRVIVSLGAFAWDGVGRALRALGIADEPLPKFGHAARATVGPYTLIGSYHPSQRNTSTGLLTAAMLDAVFRAARAALGGRR encoded by the coding sequence ATGACCCTGGCGGATTGTCAACAGCGGGTTGTGGACTGCCGCAAGTGTGCGCGGCTGGTGGCTTGGCGGGAGGAGGTCGCGCGGACCAAACGGGCGGCGTTTGCGGGGGAGGAGTACTGGGGACGTCCCCTGCCCGGGTGGGGCGATCCGCGGGCGCGGCTTCTGATTGTCGGGCTGGCGCCGGCCGCCCACGGCGGCAACCGCACCGGTCGCATTTTTACCGGCGACCGCTCCGGCGACTGGCTCTACCGCGCGCTGCACCGCGCCGGATTCGCCAACCAGCCCACCTCCACCCATCGCGACGATGGCCTCCGTCTGACCGACGCCTACATCGCCGCGGTGGTGCGTTGCGCGCCCCCCGCCAACAAGCCGACACCGGAGGAGCGCGACAACTGCCTGCCCTACCTGATCGAGGAAATCCAACTGCTCGCGCGCCTGCGGGTCATTGTGTCCCTCGGCGCCTTCGCCTGGGATGGGGTCGGCCGCGCCCTGCGCGCCCTCGGCATCGCCGATGAACCCCTGCCGAAGTTCGGGCATGCGGCCCGTGCAACCGTCGGGCCCTACACCCTGATCGGCTCATACCACCCCAGCCAGCGCAACACCTCGACCGGCCTGCTCACCGCGGCGATGCTCGATGCCGTGTTCCGCGCCGCGCGCGCGGCCCTCGGCGGACGCCGCTGA
- a CDS encoding carbonic anhydrase codes for MKQIDDLLAGFARFRANYFEKNPSLFEGLKRGQDPRFLVIACSDSRTDPAILFDAAPGDLFVVRNVANLVPPYAPDGGLHGVSSALEFGVRVLKVRHIIVLGHAHCAGIRALVTDATGEFIPQWMKIAEPARRRLLAAGGATDADHLARVCETEAIKVSLDNLLTFPWIAAPVRARELFLHGWYFDLDEGALASYDPARDDFLPRPAP; via the coding sequence GTGAAGCAGATCGACGATCTCCTGGCCGGCTTTGCGCGCTTCCGCGCCAACTACTTTGAGAAGAACCCGTCCCTGTTTGAGGGCCTCAAACGCGGGCAGGATCCGCGTTTCCTCGTGATCGCCTGCAGCGACTCGCGCACCGATCCGGCGATCCTGTTTGATGCCGCCCCCGGCGATCTGTTTGTGGTGCGCAATGTCGCCAACCTCGTGCCGCCCTATGCCCCCGATGGCGGTCTGCATGGGGTCAGTTCGGCGCTGGAGTTCGGCGTGCGGGTCCTGAAGGTCCGTCACATCATCGTGCTCGGCCATGCCCACTGCGCCGGCATCCGCGCGCTGGTCACCGATGCCACCGGCGAGTTCATCCCGCAGTGGATGAAGATCGCCGAACCGGCCCGTCGACGGCTGCTGGCCGCAGGCGGCGCAACCGACGCCGACCACCTCGCCCGTGTCTGCGAGACAGAGGCGATCAAAGTCTCGCTCGACAACCTGCTGACTTTCCCCTGGATTGCCGCGCCGGTCCGCGCCCGGGAACTCTTTCTGCATGGCTGGTATTTCGATCTGGATGAAGGCGCGCTGGCATCCTATGACCCGGCCCGCGACGACTTCCTGCCCCGCCCGGCGCCCTGA